AAGCCGCTCCTGCGCAGAACCTTCATCGAGGGCTCGTTGTCCGGCAGCGTCGCCGCCACGATCCTGCTGAGGCCGAGTTCGCTCTCCGCGACATCCAGAGCCTCGGCGACTGAGTTCGTCGCGAGACCTCTCCCGGTGGCGTGTTCAGCGACCCAGTAGCCGATCTCCGCCGAGCGGTAGGGACCGAACTCGATCCGATCGAGCGAGAGCTGTCCGACGATCGTTCCACCCTCGACAATGACGAAGGGGACACCGGAGCCCGACTCATAGGCGGCGAGCTTCGCGGTGATGACCTGGCGCTGAAACTCCAGCTCAAAATGAGAATCCTCGCGCCGCGGTTCAAACGGCGCGAGGAATTCTCGCGATGTCACGAGCAGTCTCGTGAGCTCTTCGGCGTCAGCGTCTGTGACGAGCCTGAGGTGTGTCATGCGCCTCAGATTAGGCGAGCGGAGCCTCTCCATCGACCGGACGGGCCGAGACGACCTCGACGGCCG
This is a stretch of genomic DNA from Flaviflexus salsibiostraticola. It encodes these proteins:
- a CDS encoding GNAT family N-acetyltransferase; its protein translation is MTHLRLVTDADAEELTRLLVTSREFLAPFEPRREDSHFELEFQRQVITAKLAAYESGSGVPFVIVEGGTIVGQLSLDRIEFGPYRSAEIGYWVAEHATGRGLATNSVAEALDVAESELGLSRIVAATLPDNEPSMKVLRRSGFVEFGRARSYMEIAGERRDHLMFERILAEAVTGRDGEPDILR